One genomic segment of Streptomyces sp. TLI_146 includes these proteins:
- a CDS encoding FmdE family protein, with protein sequence MDRTQAYNDVIRFHGHECPGAAFGVRVAEAALTALDLKDPATPLVLVSETDACAVDALQVLTGCTYGKRNLIHQDAGRNVFTLWERDGSAGVRIRAKADSIVFRTEEIWALAGRIDDGTATLEDRAAFERLQGERISALLSVADEEILVAEKVEAAAPGVKHLARTDLCVDCGEPTSVETLHDHRGRMVCPACHLAAHGGVLPEGHGDHGHHPQSHKHHHEHKH encoded by the coding sequence ATGGATCGCACCCAGGCTTATAACGACGTCATCCGCTTCCACGGCCACGAATGCCCCGGCGCCGCCTTCGGCGTACGAGTCGCGGAGGCCGCCCTCACCGCCCTTGACCTGAAGGACCCGGCCACGCCCCTGGTCCTGGTCTCGGAGACCGACGCCTGCGCGGTCGACGCGCTCCAGGTGCTCACGGGCTGTACGTACGGCAAGCGCAACCTGATCCACCAGGACGCGGGCCGCAACGTGTTCACGCTCTGGGAGCGCGACGGCTCCGCCGGGGTGCGGATCAGGGCGAAGGCCGACAGCATCGTCTTCCGCACCGAGGAGATCTGGGCGCTGGCCGGCCGGATCGACGACGGCACCGCGACCCTGGAGGACCGGGCGGCCTTCGAGCGGCTGCAGGGCGAGCGGATCTCCGCGCTGCTGAGCGTGGCGGACGAGGAGATCCTGGTGGCCGAGAAGGTCGAGGCCGCGGCGCCGGGCGTCAAGCACCTGGCCCGCACGGACCTCTGCGTGGACTGCGGCGAGCCCACCAGCGTGGAGACGCTGCACGACCACCGCGGCCGCATGGTCTGCCCGGCCTGCCATCTGGCCGCGCACGGCGGTGTGCTGCCCGAGGGGCACGGCGACCACGGGCACCACCCGCAGAGCCACAAGCACCACCACGAGCACAAGCACTGA
- a CDS encoding MFS transporter: MLSVLRNRTYRHLFTAQVVALLGTGLATVALSLLAYDMAGGHASAILGTALAIKMVAYVGVAPLVGACADRIPRRTLLVATDLIRAGVALTLPFVSQVWQVYALIFLLQAASAAFTPVFQATVPEVLPAERDYTHALSMSRLAYDLESLLSPALAALLLTVVSYHWLFAGTTLGFLGSAALVVSAVLPRATPAARTTSAYAKAASGARLFWADPRLRALLALDLAVAAAGAMVFVNTVVVVRGHFHEPAGAVSLALGAYGTGSIAAALWLPRLLARTGDRAVMLPAAYALPCVLVAVAATTLAPAGSWSWAGILLTWAAIGAASSAVLTPAGRLIRRRTAAPDLPAAFAAQFSLSHGCWLLTYPLAGWLAAGAGVPVTAGVLGVIALGAVGAATVVWPRGAASERAGAEAGRAAVRVG, encoded by the coding sequence ATGCTGTCCGTACTGCGCAACCGCACCTACCGCCACCTGTTCACCGCCCAGGTCGTGGCGCTCCTCGGCACCGGTCTGGCCACCGTGGCGCTCAGCCTGCTCGCGTACGACATGGCGGGCGGCCACGCCTCGGCGATCCTCGGCACCGCGCTCGCGATCAAGATGGTGGCGTACGTGGGAGTGGCCCCGCTGGTGGGAGCCTGCGCCGACCGGATCCCGCGCCGGACCCTGCTGGTGGCGACGGACCTCATCCGCGCGGGCGTGGCCCTGACGCTCCCGTTCGTCTCGCAGGTCTGGCAGGTGTACGCGCTGATCTTCCTGCTCCAGGCCGCCTCGGCCGCGTTCACCCCCGTCTTCCAGGCGACCGTGCCCGAAGTCCTGCCCGCCGAGCGCGACTACACCCACGCGCTCTCCATGTCCCGCCTCGCTTACGACCTGGAGAGCCTGCTGAGCCCCGCACTCGCCGCGCTGCTGCTCACCGTGGTCTCGTACCACTGGCTCTTCGCGGGCACGACCCTGGGCTTCCTGGGCTCCGCCGCCCTCGTGGTGTCGGCCGTGCTGCCCCGCGCGACCCCGGCGGCCCGCACCACGAGCGCGTACGCGAAGGCCGCCTCCGGAGCCCGGCTGTTCTGGGCGGACCCCCGGCTGCGGGCGCTGCTCGCCCTCGACCTCGCGGTCGCGGCGGCGGGCGCGATGGTGTTCGTCAACACGGTCGTCGTGGTCAGGGGCCACTTCCACGAGCCCGCCGGCGCGGTCTCGCTCGCCCTGGGCGCGTACGGGACCGGCTCCATCGCCGCCGCGCTGTGGCTCCCGCGCCTCCTGGCCCGTACGGGCGACCGCGCGGTGATGCTCCCGGCGGCCTACGCCCTGCCCTGCGTCCTGGTCGCGGTGGCCGCCACCACCCTTGCCCCGGCCGGGAGTTGGAGCTGGGCCGGGATCCTGCTGACCTGGGCGGCGATCGGCGCCGCGAGCTCGGCGGTACTGACCCCGGCCGGCCGCCTGATCCGCCGCCGCACGGCGGCACCCGACCTCCCGGCCGCGTTCGCCGCCCAGTTCTCCCTCTCGCACGGCTGCTGGCTGCTGACGTACCCGCTCGCGGGGTGGCTGGCGGCGGGGGCCGGGGTGCCGGTGACGGCGGGGGTGCTCGGGGTGATCGCGCTGGGCGCGGTGGGGGCGGCGACGGTGGTGTGGCCACGGGGGGCCGCATCGGAGCGCGCCGGGGCGGAGGCGGGGCGCGCGGCCGTACGCGTCGGCTGA
- a CDS encoding SDR family NAD(P)-dependent oxidoreductase, giving the protein MTRTVLVTGGGTGIGKAIAAAFLADGDHVVISGRREDVLLRTAEELGGRVTALPCDVTDPEQLEAFGERLPDVLHVLVNNAGGNREFDAPPPGDLRSLAERWRANLDANLLGAVLTTAAVDKQLASGGAVVNISSFAADRGAGSYGAAKAAMNSWNIFLARQLGPRGVTCNVVAPGYVEKTEFFRDRRSEQFHEARVAETMVGRAGQPQDMAEVVRFLASPAARHITGQVVRVDGGVIPTR; this is encoded by the coding sequence ATGACTCGAACCGTCCTGGTGACCGGTGGCGGCACCGGCATCGGCAAGGCGATAGCGGCGGCGTTCCTCGCCGACGGCGACCACGTCGTCATCAGCGGCCGCCGCGAGGACGTGCTGCTGCGGACCGCCGAGGAGCTCGGCGGCCGGGTGACGGCGCTGCCCTGCGACGTCACCGACCCCGAGCAGCTGGAGGCGTTCGGCGAACGGCTGCCGGACGTGCTGCACGTCCTGGTCAACAACGCGGGCGGCAACCGGGAGTTCGACGCCCCGCCGCCCGGCGATCTGCGGAGCCTGGCCGAGCGCTGGCGGGCCAACCTGGACGCCAATCTGCTCGGCGCCGTGCTGACCACCGCCGCCGTCGACAAGCAGCTCGCCTCCGGCGGGGCCGTGGTGAACATCAGCTCCTTCGCGGCCGACCGGGGCGCCGGCTCGTACGGCGCGGCCAAGGCGGCCATGAACAGCTGGAACATCTTCCTCGCCCGCCAGCTCGGGCCGCGCGGGGTGACCTGCAACGTGGTCGCGCCGGGCTATGTCGAGAAGACGGAGTTCTTCCGCGACCGCCGCTCGGAGCAGTTCCACGAGGCCCGGGTGGCGGAGACCATGGTGGGCCGGGCCGGACAGCCGCAGGACATGGCGGAGGTCGTACGGTTCCTGGCGTCGCCCGCCGCCCGGCACATCACCGGTCAGGTCGTCCGCGTCGACGGCGGCGTGATCCCGACCCGCTGA
- a CDS encoding adenylosuccinate lyase family protein, whose amino-acid sequence MTTAPSPQTPITSQAPAEAECAHLRSHITDSRFYGHRYSTQASHRIFCDRCRYQRWLDVEAALALSQGELGIIPADAARMIADAARVERLDLPAIQAEIRRTSHSLVGFLRVFQASCEGGAGEYVHYGATTQDIQDTAQVLEMRDVLDELDRLLRALAGQLAELAEANGATVALGRTHAQPALPMGFGVKIASWLDEIVRHLERIEQLRPRVLAAQLFGGVGTMAGFGEQALPLLDAFAARLGLAAPAVGWHVSRDRVVEFVSCLAMVAGTMGRIGDEVRTLSRPEFGELEIGWRHGQVGSSTMPHKRNPEACEQAVVMARLAAAQMANALACMGGDHERDSRSLRIEWACVPDASHYALSACEIVTHLVGGLAVRPERIRTNVSAVAEQIATEKLMLALGKHIGKQTAHEYVYELVQAARENGSSMREVTGRDGLAGAPLDAAALDEIFDPATYLGQSVALTGRAVAGARAALARPARTEGGDAR is encoded by the coding sequence ATGACCACCGCACCCTCGCCGCAGACCCCGATCACCAGCCAGGCTCCGGCCGAGGCCGAGTGCGCCCATTTACGCAGTCACATCACCGACTCGCGGTTCTACGGGCACCGGTACAGCACACAAGCCAGCCACCGCATCTTCTGTGACCGATGTCGGTACCAACGATGGCTCGACGTCGAAGCGGCGCTCGCCCTCAGCCAGGGCGAGCTGGGCATCATCCCCGCGGACGCCGCCCGCATGATCGCGGACGCGGCCCGGGTGGAGCGGCTCGATCTGCCCGCCATCCAGGCCGAGATCCGCCGCACCAGCCACTCGCTCGTCGGCTTCCTGCGGGTCTTCCAGGCCTCCTGCGAGGGCGGCGCCGGCGAGTACGTGCACTACGGCGCCACCACCCAGGACATCCAGGACACCGCGCAGGTCCTCGAAATGCGGGACGTCCTGGACGAGTTGGACCGGCTGCTGCGGGCGCTCGCCGGGCAGCTCGCCGAGCTGGCCGAGGCCAACGGCGCCACCGTGGCCCTGGGCCGCACCCACGCCCAGCCCGCCCTGCCGATGGGCTTCGGCGTCAAGATCGCCAGCTGGCTGGACGAGATCGTCCGGCATCTGGAGCGCATCGAGCAGCTGCGGCCGAGGGTGCTCGCGGCCCAGCTCTTCGGCGGCGTCGGCACCATGGCCGGCTTCGGCGAGCAGGCACTGCCACTGCTTGACGCGTTCGCCGCCCGCCTGGGGCTCGCGGCGCCGGCGGTCGGCTGGCATGTGTCCCGGGACCGGGTCGTGGAGTTCGTGTCGTGCCTCGCCATGGTCGCGGGGACGATGGGCCGGATCGGGGACGAGGTGCGCACGCTGTCCCGCCCCGAGTTCGGCGAGCTGGAGATCGGCTGGCGGCACGGCCAGGTCGGCAGCAGCACCATGCCGCACAAGCGCAACCCGGAGGCGTGCGAGCAGGCCGTCGTGATGGCCCGCCTCGCGGCCGCGCAGATGGCCAACGCGCTGGCCTGCATGGGCGGCGACCACGAGCGCGACTCGCGGTCCCTGCGCATCGAATGGGCCTGTGTGCCCGACGCCTCGCACTACGCGCTCTCCGCGTGCGAGATCGTCACGCACCTCGTCGGCGGCCTCGCGGTGCGGCCGGAGCGGATCCGTACCAACGTCTCCGCGGTCGCCGAGCAGATCGCCACCGAGAAGCTGATGCTGGCGCTCGGCAAGCACATCGGCAAGCAGACCGCCCATGAGTACGTGTACGAACTCGTCCAGGCGGCGCGGGAGAACGGCTCCTCGATGCGCGAGGTGACCGGCCGCGACGGACTGGCGGGCGCGCCGCTGGACGCCGCCGCCCTCGACGAGATCTTCGACCCGGCCACCTACCTCGGCCAGTCCGTCGCCCTGACCGGCCGTGCCGTGGCCGGGGCCCGGGCGGCCCTCGCACGGCCCGCGCGGACGGAAGGCGGCGACGCGCGATGA
- a CDS encoding trypsin-like peptidase domain-containing protein, whose protein sequence is MVELTVEERQRLVTLLAAVPVLGSPSGRAEILNLAGLGDLVPHIDLEGPTLVAVSRLVTHLSSYGRVSYDHEALGLLLNVIATLTGKEQQDFLAALLLRHRMMVPVSPAPAVTAWKGATSPGLVEEKIIAANTLRPVHFLELALTAARPVCHIVVEHGTGHWTGTGFLVADDLLLTNEHVLPHADLLGSTRFLFNYEDDSAGRPRPVHEARATGRLHLADARCDFALVELAQSPGGKWGHLEISGAPPRPGDRVNIVQHPAGRPKQIAFQSNFVEYVDADVVQYVTATLPGSSGAPVLTDDWRVCAVHHAGGNLQEPATGSYYYRNEGILLSRILRELPPDVRSRLG, encoded by the coding sequence ATGGTCGAGTTAACCGTGGAAGAGCGTCAGCGGCTCGTGACCCTGCTGGCCGCCGTGCCGGTCCTCGGCTCCCCGTCCGGGCGCGCCGAGATCCTGAACCTGGCCGGTCTGGGCGACCTCGTCCCGCACATCGACCTCGAAGGCCCCACCCTGGTCGCGGTCAGCCGCCTCGTCACGCACCTCTCCTCGTACGGCAGGGTCTCCTACGACCACGAGGCCCTCGGCCTGCTGCTCAACGTGATCGCCACCCTCACCGGCAAGGAGCAGCAGGACTTCCTCGCCGCCCTGCTGCTGCGCCACCGCATGATGGTCCCGGTCTCCCCGGCCCCCGCGGTCACCGCCTGGAAGGGCGCCACCAGCCCCGGCCTGGTCGAAGAGAAGATCATCGCGGCCAACACGCTGCGGCCGGTGCACTTCCTTGAGCTCGCCCTGACCGCCGCCCGCCCGGTCTGCCACATCGTGGTCGAGCACGGCACCGGCCACTGGACCGGCACCGGCTTCCTGGTCGCCGACGACCTGCTGCTCACCAACGAGCACGTACTGCCGCACGCCGATCTGCTCGGCAGCACCCGCTTCCTCTTCAACTACGAGGACGACTCGGCGGGACGGCCGCGCCCGGTGCACGAGGCCCGCGCCACCGGGCGGCTCCATCTCGCCGACGCGCGCTGCGACTTCGCGCTGGTCGAGCTCGCGCAGAGCCCCGGCGGAAAGTGGGGCCACCTGGAGATATCCGGGGCGCCGCCCCGGCCGGGCGACCGCGTCAACATCGTGCAGCACCCCGCCGGGCGGCCCAAGCAGATCGCCTTCCAGAGCAACTTCGTGGAGTACGTGGACGCCGACGTCGTCCAGTACGTGACGGCCACCCTGCCCGGCTCCTCCGGCGCCCCCGTGCTCACCGACGACTGGCGGGTCTGCGCGGTCCACCACGCCGGCGGCAACCTCCAGGAACCCGCCACCGGCAGCTACTACTACCGCAACGAAGGGATCCTGCTGAGCCGGATCCTGCGCGAGCTCCCGCCCGACGTCCGCTCCCGCCTCGGCTGA
- a CDS encoding acyl carrier protein, whose amino-acid sequence MASRAGEWAERTGERGSDRRRDILDGLAEIINEIAGVPVEEVRMGARFAEDLDIDSLSMVEVVVAAEERFDLRILDEDVMDVRTVREAVDYIANSASTRPI is encoded by the coding sequence ATGGCCTCGCGGGCGGGGGAGTGGGCCGAGCGGACCGGCGAGCGCGGGTCCGACCGGCGCCGGGACATTCTGGACGGGCTCGCGGAGATCATCAACGAGATCGCCGGGGTCCCCGTCGAGGAGGTCCGGATGGGCGCGCGCTTCGCCGAGGACCTGGACATCGACTCGCTGTCGATGGTGGAAGTGGTGGTGGCGGCCGAGGAGCGCTTCGATCTGCGCATCCTCGACGAGGACGTCATGGACGTACGCACGGTGCGGGAGGCGGTGGACTACATCGCCAACTCTGCTTCCACGAGGCCGATATGA
- a CDS encoding phenazine biosynthesis protein codes for MADDFSSVFEPPLDQLPDIDDLVRATMEWHFSPLTGSPYWVERAKGFSFDPRTDVQCLADLRLFADVPVDWSRIPAHQLVPRGSTPGVRYGIYESGGATGAPKRIVDATSRRRNVQWQSLLLDEQGFPSGEGNWLHIGPTGPHVMAKNITTLSELRGHLCYFVDLDPRWVRRCVAEGRQSEFRRYVDHILDQVKDVLRTQDIRGISTTPRILESIGAREDVYALLRESVRGIIWGGTSMDGETLRLIDEELFPQAKLAGAYGNTMMGVAPQRTPRPGDKAPCVFRPFYPYTVVELVDPAQPDRIVADDEEGRVVITVLTRDYFTPPTLERDVATRRTSADKSPGIELSGVRPYESASTSVVEGVY; via the coding sequence ATGGCCGACGACTTCAGTTCCGTGTTCGAGCCCCCACTTGACCAGTTGCCCGACATCGACGACCTCGTCCGCGCGACCATGGAGTGGCACTTCTCGCCGCTGACCGGCAGCCCGTACTGGGTCGAACGCGCCAAGGGCTTCTCCTTCGACCCGCGCACCGACGTCCAGTGCCTCGCGGACCTGCGCCTGTTCGCGGACGTGCCGGTGGACTGGAGCCGGATACCCGCCCACCAGCTCGTGCCGCGCGGCAGCACACCCGGGGTGCGGTACGGGATCTACGAGTCGGGCGGGGCCACCGGTGCGCCCAAGCGGATCGTGGACGCGACCTCCCGGCGCCGCAACGTCCAGTGGCAGAGCCTGCTCCTGGACGAGCAGGGCTTCCCCTCCGGCGAGGGCAACTGGCTGCACATCGGCCCGACGGGCCCGCACGTCATGGCCAAGAACATCACCACCCTCTCCGAACTGCGCGGCCACCTCTGCTACTTCGTCGACCTCGACCCGCGCTGGGTGCGGCGCTGTGTCGCCGAGGGCCGCCAGAGCGAGTTCCGGCGCTACGTCGACCACATCCTCGACCAGGTCAAGGACGTCCTGCGCACCCAGGACATCCGCGGCATCTCCACCACCCCGCGCATCCTGGAGTCCATCGGCGCCCGCGAGGACGTGTACGCCCTGCTGCGCGAGAGCGTGCGCGGCATCATCTGGGGCGGCACCAGCATGGACGGCGAGACCCTGCGCCTGATCGACGAGGAGCTGTTCCCGCAGGCCAAACTGGCCGGGGCGTACGGCAACACGATGATGGGCGTGGCGCCGCAGCGCACGCCCAGGCCCGGCGACAAGGCCCCGTGCGTGTTCCGCCCGTTCTACCCGTACACCGTGGTCGAACTCGTCGACCCGGCACAGCCCGACCGGATCGTCGCCGACGACGAGGAGGGCCGGGTCGTCATCACCGTGCTCACCCGGGACTACTTCACCCCGCCCACCCTGGAGCGGGACGTGGCCACCCGCCGGACCTCGGCCGACAAGTCCCCCGGCATCGAGCTCTCCGGGGTCCGCCCCTACGAGTCGGCGTCCACCTCCGTGGTCGAGGGGGTCTACTGA
- a CDS encoding helix-turn-helix transcriptional regulator: MSASKHLSDAHAPHPHTTGEDERLDVAVAVLTLLADRTRLALLKELGAGEADVTTLTEACGAARPSVSQHLAKLRLAGLVATRKDGRRVVYSLRHGHLRRLVDEALNVADHQLGALPPHD, encoded by the coding sequence ATGAGCGCGAGCAAGCACCTGTCAGATGCGCACGCCCCGCACCCGCACACCACTGGCGAGGACGAGCGCCTGGACGTCGCGGTCGCCGTGCTGACGCTGCTCGCGGACCGCACCCGGCTCGCCCTGCTCAAGGAGCTCGGCGCGGGCGAGGCCGATGTCACCACCCTCACCGAGGCCTGCGGGGCCGCCCGCCCGTCGGTCAGCCAGCACCTGGCCAAGCTGCGCCTGGCCGGCCTGGTGGCGACCCGCAAGGACGGCCGCCGGGTGGTCTACTCGCTGCGCCACGGCCATCTGCGGCGCCTGGTCGACGAGGCCCTGAACGTGGCCGACCACCAGCTCGGCGCCCTCCCGCCGCACGACTGA
- a CDS encoding NAD(P)H-binding protein, which translates to MTVFVIGAAGGLGQLVVRALRERDVEVAVLARDPERVPAGPGVRVVAGDLSDPASVRAAAEGCASLFLSASCDVECQSAAVDVAADVGARLVKMSPWQAAVREDSPAPGARHHWITERYLAKRDLPYTILSPNYPMQELIRHYAPEVRRRGVLVDPAGGRGVSVVDEHDVAEVAARVLTEPGHEGRTYALTGPAAPTFAQLAELLSGLMSTPVSASELAGPELAAWLAREHRPWEAELDALFGQFREGAGEPVTEDVRRITGHEPRPVAEFLKEHLHHFLPDSGG; encoded by the coding sequence GTGACAGTGTTCGTGATCGGCGCGGCCGGCGGGCTCGGGCAGCTGGTGGTCCGCGCGCTGCGGGAACGTGACGTGGAGGTGGCCGTCCTGGCCCGGGACCCCGAGCGGGTCCCGGCCGGGCCGGGCGTACGGGTGGTGGCCGGGGACCTGTCGGACCCGGCCTCGGTCAGGGCGGCCGCCGAGGGCTGCGCCAGCCTGTTCCTCTCGGCCTCCTGCGACGTCGAGTGCCAGAGCGCCGCCGTGGACGTCGCCGCCGACGTCGGCGCGCGGCTGGTGAAGATGTCGCCGTGGCAGGCGGCGGTACGGGAGGACAGCCCGGCGCCCGGCGCCCGCCACCACTGGATCACCGAGCGGTATCTGGCCAAGCGGGACCTGCCGTACACCATCCTGTCCCCCAACTACCCGATGCAGGAGCTGATCCGGCACTACGCGCCCGAGGTGCGGCGGCGCGGGGTGCTGGTCGATCCGGCGGGCGGGCGAGGCGTGAGCGTGGTCGACGAGCACGACGTGGCCGAGGTGGCCGCGCGGGTGCTCACCGAGCCGGGCCACGAGGGCCGCACCTACGCCCTCACCGGCCCGGCCGCGCCCACCTTCGCCCAGCTGGCGGAGCTCCTGTCCGGGCTGATGTCCACGCCGGTCTCGGCGAGCGAGCTGGCCGGGCCGGAGCTCGCGGCGTGGCTGGCCCGGGAGCACCGGCCGTGGGAGGCCGAACTCGACGCGCTCTTCGGGCAGTTCCGCGAGGGCGCGGGTGAGCCGGTGACCGAGGACGTGCGCCGGATCACCGGGCACGAGCCGCGCCCGGTGGCGGAATTCCTCAAGGAGCACCTGCACCACTTCCTGCCGGACTCGGGAGGCTGA
- a CDS encoding aldehyde dehydrogenase family protein produces the protein MAEAKDLHEIPLIRAGLPRHSAERAELAGVDGTLLALVHLAPPLLARLTVADARAGAEHTPEPERIAAAGELFETATLNGLSPQAYCELQSRVAGVPVAVARHSLHDVAETFANVGAKFLAERPAGASAAPVPGEISTVWTRRGDVLAVIAPSNNPGTHTQWLTALACGYRLVVRPGTRDPFTPARMIAALLDAGVAPHYLSLLPGSHATGDALVEAADLSLVFGGDAAARRYGEDRRVILRGPGRSKLLHTGEITEQTLDVICRSVGYDAGMRCTNATAVFTDADPAALAAAVAERLARLTPAPPQSPDAQVPVLPLAEAQALRKHLEGRLEGAVDVAAPLYPEGPVADLGDGSGALRPAVLLCDRADHPGARIELSFPCVWILPWRREQGFGPLRDTLALTILGGDEPLAREALRERSIRKVLLGPIPTYQAGRTSPHDGYLSHDLMEARAFGTSA, from the coding sequence ATGGCCGAGGCCAAGGACCTCCACGAGATCCCGCTGATCCGGGCGGGCCTGCCCAGGCACTCGGCCGAGCGCGCCGAACTCGCGGGCGTGGACGGCACATTGCTGGCGCTCGTGCACCTCGCCCCGCCGCTCCTGGCGCGCCTCACCGTCGCGGACGCGCGGGCCGGGGCCGAGCACACGCCGGAGCCGGAGCGCATCGCGGCGGCGGGCGAGCTGTTCGAGACGGCCACGCTCAACGGGCTTTCCCCGCAGGCCTACTGCGAGCTCCAGTCCCGGGTCGCCGGGGTGCCCGTCGCGGTGGCCCGGCACTCGCTGCACGACGTCGCGGAGACCTTCGCCAACGTGGGGGCGAAGTTCCTGGCCGAGCGCCCGGCCGGCGCCTCGGCCGCGCCCGTGCCCGGGGAGATCTCCACGGTGTGGACGCGGCGCGGCGATGTGCTCGCGGTGATCGCGCCCAGCAACAACCCCGGCACGCACACCCAGTGGCTCACCGCGCTGGCCTGCGGGTACCGGCTGGTGGTGCGGCCGGGGACACGGGATCCGTTCACCCCGGCCCGGATGATCGCCGCACTCCTTGACGCGGGCGTCGCCCCGCACTACCTCTCGCTGCTGCCCGGCAGTCACGCCACCGGGGACGCGCTGGTCGAGGCCGCCGATCTGAGCCTGGTCTTCGGCGGGGACGCGGCGGCGCGGCGCTACGGCGAGGACCGCCGGGTCATCCTGCGCGGCCCGGGCCGCTCCAAGCTGCTGCACACCGGGGAGATCACCGAGCAGACCCTCGACGTGATCTGCCGGTCGGTCGGCTACGACGCGGGGATGCGCTGCACCAACGCGACCGCCGTGTTCACCGACGCCGACCCGGCGGCCCTGGCGGCGGCCGTGGCCGAGCGCCTGGCGCGGCTGACCCCGGCGCCGCCCCAGTCGCCCGACGCACAGGTGCCGGTGCTGCCGCTCGCGGAGGCGCAGGCACTGCGCAAGCATCTGGAGGGACGGCTGGAAGGGGCCGTGGACGTGGCCGCGCCGCTCTACCCCGAGGGGCCGGTGGCGGACCTCGGCGACGGGTCGGGGGCGCTGCGCCCCGCCGTGCTGCTCTGCGACCGCGCGGACCACCCCGGGGCGAGGATCGAGCTCTCGTTCCCGTGCGTGTGGATCCTGCCGTGGCGGCGCGAGCAGGGGTTCGGCCCGCTGCGGGACACGCTCGCGCTCACCATCCTCGGCGGCGACGAGCCGCTGGCGCGCGAGGCGCTGCGGGAGCGGTCGATCCGCAAGGTCCTGCTCGGGCCCATCCCCACGTACCAGGCGGGCCGGACCAGTCCGCACGACGGCTATCTGAGCCACGACCTGATGGAGGCCCGGGCCTTCGGCACCTCGGCCTGA
- a CDS encoding inositol monophosphatase family protein, with product MPAIPRTAERTVVADDFLAAGFAARATVAAGRLLLDLRMQHEEGLGPGGAKLAQLGRTWSGLLLRNRIRARYPRDGVLTGPAARPPDALRRRRVWLVEPLDSAEEYHADGNPHWSVRLALWERERGVVAAAVAVPALCEVVCTADRDAGWRHPSPVPRQRPRVVVDTRDPAPFARTVVRQTGAELVPMGSPGAKTLAVVQGDADAYIHTTGDWDWGDEGLFRVADAAGLQVTRLAGAQEGRPGPRGGSSGAAPLALICRPRLTRTFLAAFAGHGIRPAGALPGPRARPAPPSTE from the coding sequence ATGCCCGCGATCCCGCGCACCGCCGAACGGACCGTCGTGGCCGACGACTTCCTCGCCGCCGGCTTCGCGGCCCGCGCCACGGTGGCGGCCGGACGGCTGCTCCTCGATCTGCGCATGCAGCACGAGGAGGGCCTGGGACCCGGCGGCGCCAAGCTGGCGCAGCTGGGCCGCACCTGGTCCGGGCTGCTCCTGCGCAACCGGATCCGCGCCCGCTATCCGCGCGACGGCGTGCTCACCGGCCCGGCCGCCCGGCCGCCGGACGCCCTGCGCAGACGCCGGGTGTGGCTGGTCGAGCCGCTGGACTCGGCCGAGGAGTACCACGCCGACGGCAATCCGCACTGGTCGGTGCGGCTCGCGCTGTGGGAGCGCGAGCGGGGTGTGGTGGCCGCGGCCGTCGCGGTCCCCGCGCTGTGCGAAGTGGTGTGCACGGCGGACCGGGACGCGGGGTGGCGGCACCCTTCGCCGGTGCCCCGGCAGCGGCCCCGGGTGGTGGTCGACACGCGCGATCCGGCCCCCTTCGCCCGTACGGTGGTGCGCCAGACCGGGGCCGAGCTGGTCCCGATGGGCTCGCCCGGCGCCAAGACCCTGGCGGTGGTCCAGGGCGACGCCGACGCCTATATCCACACCACGGGCGACTGGGACTGGGGCGACGAGGGTTTGTTCCGGGTCGCGGACGCGGCGGGGTTGCAGGTGACCAGACTGGCCGGCGCGCAGGAGGGGCGGCCCGGTCCCCGAGGGGGGTCCTCCGGTGCGGCGCCCCTCGCCCTGATCTGCCGTCCGAGGCTCACCAGGACGTTCCTGGCCGCCTTCGCCGGGCACGGCATCCGGCCGGCCGGGGCGCTCCCCGGCCCCAGGGCCCGTCCGGCGCCACCGTCCACGGAGTGA